A genomic window from Sphingobacterium sp. BN32 includes:
- a CDS encoding HAD family phosphatase gives MNNFKAVLFDLDGTLIDSEYFYYSNWAPILSEDYGLNITFDDWISNFAGHTLARNVVMLNEHYKLKVDEEDMWYATRSRYAKADMRTIRLMPHAQEILEVVKSKGLTTGLVTSSYKTTVDTVLGEHKLLDYFSFFVTRESVEQPKPNPEPYLLATQKLAIPSEEILVVEDTSTGCTAAKAAGLYCVAVSKQEVERERLSHADKLASSLKEVESLLF, from the coding sequence ATGAATAATTTTAAAGCGGTACTATTTGATTTAGATGGTACCTTGATAGACTCTGAATACTTTTATTATAGCAATTGGGCACCGATTCTTTCGGAAGATTATGGACTTAACATTACTTTCGACGATTGGATTTCCAATTTCGCAGGACATACATTAGCTCGCAACGTAGTTATGTTGAATGAACACTACAAATTAAAAGTTGATGAAGAAGACATGTGGTATGCAACTCGCTCTAGATACGCTAAAGCAGATATGCGCACAATCAGACTGATGCCACATGCACAAGAAATATTGGAGGTAGTTAAATCGAAAGGGCTAACCACGGGGTTAGTAACCTCCAGTTATAAAACAACAGTAGACACCGTGCTCGGTGAACATAAATTATTAGATTACTTCTCGTTTTTCGTCACGAGAGAATCTGTGGAACAACCTAAACCCAATCCGGAACCTTATTTACTGGCGACACAAAAGCTCGCAATCCCATCCGAAGAGATTCTGGTAGTGGAGGACACCAGCACAGGATGCACGGCAGCTAAAGCAGCGGGGTTGTACTGCGTTGCGGTTTCCAAACAAGAGGTCGAACGCGAACGTCTTTCGCATGCAGATAAACTTGCTTCTTCGTTAAAAGAAGTGGAAAGTTTATTGTTTTAA
- a CDS encoding fumarylacetoacetate hydrolase family protein, whose product MKIIAVGRNYVDHAKELNNPVPEKPVIFLKPDTAVLKDNKDFYFPEFSKDVHYEVEVVLRVCNEGKHVSKKFAHKYYDAIGLGIDFTARDIQADHKAKGLPWELAKAFDHSAVISNLIPKEEFENIQELAFSLSKNGETVQEGNTKDMIFDYDTLISFISQYITIRKGDLIYTGTPVGVGPVQIGDKLEGFLEGNSMFVCQIK is encoded by the coding sequence ATGAAAATAATAGCAGTAGGTAGAAACTACGTCGATCATGCCAAAGAATTGAACAATCCGGTTCCTGAGAAACCCGTTATTTTTCTGAAACCCGATACGGCGGTTTTAAAAGATAATAAAGACTTCTATTTTCCGGAGTTTTCTAAGGATGTGCATTATGAGGTGGAAGTGGTGCTTCGGGTTTGCAACGAAGGGAAGCATGTTTCTAAAAAATTTGCGCACAAGTACTATGATGCTATTGGTTTGGGAATCGATTTTACGGCGAGAGATATACAGGCCGACCATAAAGCAAAGGGATTGCCTTGGGAACTGGCGAAAGCTTTCGACCATTCTGCTGTGATCAGCAACCTGATTCCGAAGGAGGAATTTGAGAATATACAGGAACTAGCTTTCTCTTTATCAAAAAATGGAGAAACCGTTCAGGAAGGCAATACGAAAGACATGATTTTTGATTATGACACCTTAATCAGCTTTATTTCACAATACATTACGATCCGTAAAGGGGATTTAATTTATACAGGCACCCCGGTTGGGGTGGGTCCTGTTCAGATTGGTGACAAACTGGAAGGGTTTTTGGAGGGAAATTCCATGTTTGTATGCCAAATTAAATAA
- a CDS encoding M23 family metallopeptidase, which produces MRKTFVTLLLATTFGMSSQAQNNNIYTSRNYPQGYFRNPLNIAPDASGTFGELRSTHFHAGDDYRTQQKIGLPLHAAAEGYVSRVRVQIGGGGNSVYIAHPNGYTSVYLHMDSFNDALTNIMRAEQYKQQRFDVDLELKEGQVKLTKGQFIGNAGNTGGSAGPHLHFEIRDTKTQRPLNTQLFGLRFKDNFAPTINGLMVYDLNEPIFNEFTGRRYMQLKALGSGRYALASGAPISVNGKFGLGINSIDRHRAGGFQNGVYSIDLFIDGHPVSTVVFEELDFNTSRGVHSYIDYPHWKKTKVKVQKSFKDPGNKIEIFKHLENEGVIELKDQEVHDVKYVVKDVQGNCSELNFQIKNNPAYQPKANPIKGERFAYNKVNKFSADHLQIEIPTETLYGDLDFVYSQSAPVANSYSHVHHIQNAYIPLFSSYMLNIKPINLPPHLESKALIASVQNGAEGGKFEKGWVSVNTRNFGSFYVAVDTIAPTITPRNFSNGKNVSAQSKIDFTISDNFSGIQSFNAYIDDKWVLMEYDSKNRHIWHRFDSSLSKGSHKFKLVVKDWKDNEKIYEATFTR; this is translated from the coding sequence ATGAGAAAAACGTTCGTCACACTTTTACTAGCTACTACTTTTGGGATGTCATCCCAAGCTCAAAATAACAACATCTATACTTCACGTAATTATCCACAGGGATATTTTCGTAATCCATTGAATATTGCCCCTGATGCTTCCGGAACTTTCGGTGAGCTGAGGTCTACGCATTTTCATGCGGGCGACGACTATCGCACGCAGCAGAAGATAGGTCTGCCGTTGCATGCGGCGGCTGAAGGTTATGTGTCGCGTGTTCGCGTGCAGATCGGTGGCGGAGGGAACTCTGTTTACATCGCGCATCCAAATGGATATACATCGGTATATCTACATATGGATAGTTTCAACGATGCATTAACCAATATCATGCGCGCAGAACAATACAAGCAACAGCGCTTTGATGTAGATTTGGAGTTGAAAGAGGGGCAAGTGAAATTGACGAAAGGACAATTTATCGGCAATGCCGGAAATACGGGCGGTTCCGCAGGACCGCATCTACATTTCGAAATCCGCGATACCAAGACTCAACGTCCCTTAAATACGCAGCTATTTGGGCTTCGATTCAAAGACAACTTTGCTCCGACGATTAATGGCCTTATGGTTTATGATTTAAATGAACCTATTTTCAATGAGTTTACTGGACGCCGCTATATGCAGTTGAAGGCTTTAGGGTCAGGTCGATATGCCCTTGCCTCGGGAGCTCCTATTTCCGTAAATGGGAAGTTCGGGCTTGGTATCAACAGCATCGATAGACATCGCGCCGGTGGTTTTCAGAATGGTGTGTATTCTATTGACTTGTTCATCGATGGGCATCCTGTATCGACTGTTGTATTCGAGGAGTTAGATTTTAATACGTCCAGAGGTGTTCATTCTTATATTGATTATCCGCATTGGAAGAAGACTAAAGTCAAAGTGCAGAAGAGCTTTAAAGACCCAGGCAACAAAATTGAAATATTTAAACACCTGGAAAACGAAGGTGTCATCGAGTTGAAAGATCAAGAGGTTCATGATGTTAAATATGTTGTGAAGGACGTCCAAGGCAATTGCAGCGAATTGAACTTTCAAATCAAGAATAACCCTGCATATCAACCGAAGGCCAACCCTATCAAAGGAGAGCGATTCGCCTATAACAAGGTCAATAAGTTCTCTGCGGACCATCTACAGATAGAAATCCCAACAGAGACTTTGTATGGCGACCTAGATTTTGTTTATAGCCAAAGCGCCCCAGTAGCGAATAGCTATTCGCATGTTCATCATATACAAAATGCGTATATCCCTTTGTTTTCTAGCTATATGCTAAATATTAAACCCATCAACTTACCGCCGCACCTGGAAAGCAAAGCTTTAATTGCTTCGGTACAAAATGGAGCCGAAGGTGGAAAGTTTGAAAAAGGATGGGTAAGTGTCAATACGCGGAACTTCGGATCCTTCTACGTCGCGGTGGATACCATTGCACCGACGATTACTCCGCGTAACTTTAGTAACGGAAAGAACGTAAGTGCGCAATCGAAGATAGACTTCACTATTTCCGACAACTTTTCCGGTATTCAATCATTCAATGCTTATATCGATGATAAATGGGTATTGATGGAATACGACTCGAAGAACAGACATATTTGGCATCGTTTCGACTCATCACTATCGAAAGGATCACATAAATTCAAATTAGTTGTGAAGGATTGGAAAGATAACGAGAAGATCTACGAAGCAACATTCACTAGATAA
- the bcp gene encoding thioredoxin-dependent thiol peroxidase → MATLEVGDKAPAIQAKDQHGKEVKLADFKGKKVILYFYPKDNTPGCTTEACNFRDNYQSLLNDGYEVIGVSIDSEASHQKFINKYELPFTLLADEDQKIVNDYGVWVEKNMYGKKYMGTARTTFIIDENGIIQHIIKKVDNKNASQQIRDLMA, encoded by the coding sequence ATGGCAACATTAGAAGTAGGCGATAAAGCGCCAGCTATTCAAGCGAAAGACCAGCATGGTAAAGAAGTAAAACTTGCGGACTTCAAGGGCAAGAAAGTTATACTTTACTTCTATCCGAAAGATAATACTCCGGGTTGTACAACTGAAGCCTGTAATTTTAGAGATAATTACCAAAGCTTATTAAACGATGGTTATGAAGTTATCGGTGTCAGCATCGATAGTGAGGCATCTCATCAGAAGTTCATCAACAAGTACGAATTGCCATTTACGCTTTTAGCAGACGAAGACCAAAAGATCGTCAATGATTATGGGGTCTGGGTGGAGAAAAACATGTACGGCAAGAAATATATGGGAACGGCTAGAACCACGTTTATTATCGATGAAAACGGCATTATCCAACATATTATCAAAAAAGTAGACAATAAAAACGCGAGCCAACAAATTCGCGATCTAATGGCATAA